Proteins co-encoded in one Euleptes europaea isolate rEulEur1 chromosome 1, rEulEur1.hap1, whole genome shotgun sequence genomic window:
- the WIZ gene encoding protein Wiz isoform X2, with product MAASTPSQPKATKAAAAAPRPRGDEAGAGAPPEAVMASEEEDDMVTTEVGSPPLQKKNSLAGSLDQIPSRIGNSLSPEPSSNKADSQDSKTPNLTTCEACGACFETRKGLSSHARSHLRQLGVAESESSGAPIDLLYELMKQKGKQDSGPISPSLSKKSASPKEGTAGSSRPTLLPPTKATERPQEPPVHKAIKSPPSFSSKNVAHPGSPILKKVTPALPGSPPPKNPEDKTPKLPLSPLQSSPKAQWPQPEEEGPLNLTSGAEPVRDIRCEFCGEYFENRKGLSSHARSHLRQMGVTEWYVNGSPIDTLREILKRRAQPRTSTSGSPAQGQKPIAPSVLGGSLEPCGPGERHVPAIPKKAQQSGSPMGQSSTSSPPPTPRKIFSGLPSPSLHKKLKQDHLRMEIKREMMSGGLHNESHLSDRPWSPREEMSPLNLSSRADPVRDIRCEFCGEFFENRKGLSSHARSHLRQMGVTEWSVNGSPIDTLREIIKKKNKPCLIKKEPTTMSIELPKPMGEDGGAPKSPGKMLQSMALSPLGGRTGKPNLGREISLSPLKSQDGFLASLSTKRPLSDDRLSGPGEMKQKTYIQTELPFKAKHVHEKPTHTSSEACCELCGLYFENRKALASHARAHLRQFGVTEWCVNGSPIETLSEWIKHRPQKAGAYRSYIQGGRPFTKKFRNASHMRDHDAPGKRAPLSLQAGSPPLLSRSLGGELAPSEPSKAVEGSGERPAITSPLSLVKMEEHHQHNINKFERRQAKPLETPVSREEEASDMQQKPEEVRHPPPRVRPVPSLVPRPPQTSLVKFVGNIYTLKCRFCEVEFQGPLSIQEEWVRHLQRHILETNFSKADTLRSGTDVPVAPPVAEAQ from the exons ATGGCGGCCTCCACCCCCTCACAGCCCAAAGCGAcaaaagcggcggcggcggcgccgcgGCCTCGAGGCGACGAGGCGGGTGCAGGGGCGCCGCCCGAGGCCG TAATGGCTTCTGAGGAGGAAGATGATATGGTTACAACAGAAGTGGGATCACCACCACTCCAGAAGAAGAATTCTCTGGCTGGGTCATTAGACCAAATTCCTAGCAGAATAGGGAACTCACTATCTCCAGAACCTTCCAGCAATAAGGCAGACTCCCAAGATTCGAAAA CACCAAACCTCACGACGTGCGAGGCCTGTGGCGCCTGCTTTGAAACCCGCAAGGGCCTGTCCAGCCATGCCCGTTCTCACTTGCGTCAGCTCGGTGTGGCTGAGTCCGAGAGCAGCGGAGCCCCCATCGACTTACTGTATGAACTGATGAAACAGAAGGGCAAGCAGGACAGCGGCCCCATCTCTCCAAGCCTTAGCAAAAAATCTGCTTCTCCCAAAGAAGGGACGGCAGGGTCCTCACGGCCGACCCTGTTGCCCCCCACAAAAGCTACAGAACGGCCTCAAGAGCCACCTGTACACAAAGCAATCAAATCCCCTCCAAGTTTCAGCTCCAAGAATGTTGCCCATCCAGGATCTCCCATACTCAAGAAAGTGACACCTGCTCTGCCTGGTTCTCCTCCACCAAAGAACCCTGAAGACAAGACCCCTAAGCTACCGCTGAGCCCCCTGCAGAGCTCTCCTAAAGCACAGTGGCCACAACCGGAGGAAGAAGGCCCCTTAAATCTAA cCTCTGGAGCAGAACCTGTGCGAGACATCAGGTGTGAGTTCTGTGGCGAATATTTTGAGAACCGGAAGGGGCTGTCTAGCCATGCCAGGTCACATCTGCGCCAGATGGGGGTAACTGAGTGGTATGTGAACGGCTCCCCCATTGACACACTCCGAGAAATCCTGAAACGACGGGCTCAACCTCGGACCAGTACCTCTGGCTCCCCAGCACAGGGTCAGAAACCCATTGCCCCATCTGTTCTTGGAGGCTCTCTGGAACCGTGCGGTCCAGGGGAAAGGCATGTGCCTGCCATCCCTAAAAAGGCACAGCAGTCAGGGAGTCCTATGGGGCAGTCTTctacctcttcccctcccccaactcctaGAAAAATTTTCTCTGggcttccctctccctctttgcACAAGAAACTGAAGCAAGACCACTTGCGAATGGAAATCAAGCGGGAAATGATGTCCGGGGGACTTCACAACGAGTCGCATCTTTCGGACAGACCTTGGTCACCTCGAGAGGAGATGTCCCCACTCAATCTTT CTTCTCGTGCTGATCCTGTGCGGGATATTCGTTGTGAGTTCTGTGGTGAGTTTTTTGAGAACCGAAAGGGGCTTTCTAGCCACGCCAGATCTCACTTGCGCCAGATGGGAGTAACTGAATGGTCAGTCAACGGATCCCCCATAGACACACTCCGAGAGATtataaaaaagaagaacaagCCGTGCTTGATAAAGAAGGAGCCGACCACAATGAGCATTGAGCTTCCAAAGCCCATGGGGGAGGATGGAGGTGCTCCAAAGTCCCCTGGGAAAATGCTGCAGTCCATGGCTTTGTCCCCGCTGGGCGGGAGGACAGGAAAACCAAACCTTGGTCGGGAGATTTCCTTATCTCCTCTCAAGTCACAGGACGGCTTCTTGGCATCACTCTCCACTAAGCGCCCGTTGTCAGATGACAGGCTGAGCGGCCCCGGTGAAATGAAGCAGAAAACCTACATCCAGACTGAGTTGCCGTTCAAAGCCAAGCATGTGCACGAAAAGCCCACTCATACAT CCAGTGAAGCCTGCTGTGAACTGTGTGGCCTGTACTTTGAGAACCGCAAGGCGCTGGCCAGCCATGCTCGTGCCCACCTCAGGCAGTTTGGAGTGACTGAGTGGTGCGTGAACGGCTCTCCCATTGAGACTCTGAGCGAGTGGATCAAGCATCGGCCCCAGAAAGCTGGAGCATACCGCAGCTACATCCAAGGCGGGCGGCCCTTTACCAAGAAGTTTCGCAATGCCTCTCACATGCGCGACCATGATGCCCCTGGGAAGAGAGCTCCCCTGAGCCTGCAGGCAGGCAGCCCTCCACTGCTGAGCAGAAGCCTAGGCGGGGAGCTGGCACCCAGCGAGCCCAGCAAAGCCGTGGAAGGAAGCGGCGAAAGACCTGCCATCACCTCACCTCTATCGCTGGTAAAGATGGAGGAGCATCACCAACATAACATCAACA AATTTGAACGGAGGCAGGCCAAGCCCCTTGAGACTCCTGTATCTCGAGAAGAGGAAGCCAGTGACATGCAGCAGAAGCCTGAAGAGGTCCGCCATCCACCACCCAGAGTGAGACCAGTGCCATCCTTGGTCCCTAGGCCACCGCAGACTTCCTTGGTGAAGTTTGTGGGTAACATCTACACGCTGAAGTGCAG ATTCTGTGAAGTGGAGTTCCAAGGGCCCCTCTCCATCCAAGAAGAGTGGGTGCGGCACCTACAGCGCCACATCTTGGAGACTAACTTCTCCAAGGCCGATACCTTGCGAAGTGGGACCGACGTGCCTGTGGCACCACCTGTAGCTGAGGCCCAGTAG
- the WIZ gene encoding protein Wiz isoform X1, giving the protein MAASTPSQPKATKAAAAAPRPRGDEAGAGAPPEAVMASEEEDDMVTTEVGSPPLQKKNSLAGSLDQIPSRIGNSLSPEPSSNKADSQDSKTPNLTTCEACGACFETRKGLSSHARSHLRQLGVAESESSGAPIDLLYELMKQKGKQDSGPISPSLSKKSASPKEGTAGSSRPTLLPPTKATERPQEPPVHKAIKSPPSFSSKNVAHPGSPILKKVTPALPGSPPPKNPEDKTPKLPLSPLQSSPKAQWPQPEEEGPLNLTVDSDSGREIDCQLCGAWFETRKGLSSHARAHLRHLGVSDPDAKGSPIDVLNDLIKNEDFKGRLSSLLPSERESLGETGSSDGPSPKSTATATPATGMKQAHAPKSLGRHPSVLSPHSLPPSKKLKPHGPRLSAVATLQRKQGLSSSAYWASDAEMAPLNLSSGAEPVRDIRCEFCGEYFENRKGLSSHARSHLRQMGVTEWYVNGSPIDTLREILKRRAQPRTSTSGSPAQGQKPIAPSVLGGSLEPCGPGERHVPAIPKKAQQSGSPMGQSSTSSPPPTPRKIFSGLPSPSLHKKLKQDHLRMEIKREMMSGGLHNESHLSDRPWSPREEMSPLNLSSRADPVRDIRCEFCGEFFENRKGLSSHARSHLRQMGVTEWSVNGSPIDTLREIIKKKNKPCLIKKEPTTMSIELPKPMGEDGGAPKSPGKMLQSMALSPLGGRTGKPNLGREISLSPLKSQDGFLASLSTKRPLSDDRLSGPGEMKQKTYIQTELPFKAKHVHEKPTHTSSEACCELCGLYFENRKALASHARAHLRQFGVTEWCVNGSPIETLSEWIKHRPQKAGAYRSYIQGGRPFTKKFRNASHMRDHDAPGKRAPLSLQAGSPPLLSRSLGGELAPSEPSKAVEGSGERPAITSPLSLVKMEEHHQHNINKFERRQAKPLETPVSREEEASDMQQKPEEVRHPPPRVRPVPSLVPRPPQTSLVKFVGNIYTLKCRFCEVEFQGPLSIQEEWVRHLQRHILETNFSKADTLRSGTDVPVAPPVAEAQ; this is encoded by the exons ATGGCGGCCTCCACCCCCTCACAGCCCAAAGCGAcaaaagcggcggcggcggcgccgcgGCCTCGAGGCGACGAGGCGGGTGCAGGGGCGCCGCCCGAGGCCG TAATGGCTTCTGAGGAGGAAGATGATATGGTTACAACAGAAGTGGGATCACCACCACTCCAGAAGAAGAATTCTCTGGCTGGGTCATTAGACCAAATTCCTAGCAGAATAGGGAACTCACTATCTCCAGAACCTTCCAGCAATAAGGCAGACTCCCAAGATTCGAAAA CACCAAACCTCACGACGTGCGAGGCCTGTGGCGCCTGCTTTGAAACCCGCAAGGGCCTGTCCAGCCATGCCCGTTCTCACTTGCGTCAGCTCGGTGTGGCTGAGTCCGAGAGCAGCGGAGCCCCCATCGACTTACTGTATGAACTGATGAAACAGAAGGGCAAGCAGGACAGCGGCCCCATCTCTCCAAGCCTTAGCAAAAAATCTGCTTCTCCCAAAGAAGGGACGGCAGGGTCCTCACGGCCGACCCTGTTGCCCCCCACAAAAGCTACAGAACGGCCTCAAGAGCCACCTGTACACAAAGCAATCAAATCCCCTCCAAGTTTCAGCTCCAAGAATGTTGCCCATCCAGGATCTCCCATACTCAAGAAAGTGACACCTGCTCTGCCTGGTTCTCCTCCACCAAAGAACCCTGAAGACAAGACCCCTAAGCTACCGCTGAGCCCCCTGCAGAGCTCTCCTAAAGCACAGTGGCCACAACCGGAGGAAGAAGGCCCCTTAAATCTAA CTGTAGATAGTGACTCGGGCAGAGAAATTGACTGCCAGTTATGTGGTGCCTGGTTTGAAACCagaaaagggctgtcaagtcacgcTAGAGCCCACCTGAGACACCTGGGAGTGAGCGATCCAGATGCTAAAGGATCTCCTATTGATGTTTTAAATGATCTCATCAAAAACGAAGACTTCAAAGGCCgcctttcctctctcctccctaGCGAGAGAGAATCATTAGGGGAGACTGGGAGCTCTGATGGACCCAGCCCAAAGAGCACCGCCACAGCAACGCCTGCCACAGGCATGAAACAAGCACATGCACCAAAGTCTTTGGGCAGACATCCATCTGTACTCTCACCTCACTCCCTTCCACCATCCAAGAAACTGAAGCCACATGGCCCCAGACTGTCAGCTGTGGCCACTCTGCAAAGGAAACAGGGTCTTTCTTCCAGCGCGTACTGGGCATCAGATGCTGAGATGGCTCCACTCAACCTCT cCTCTGGAGCAGAACCTGTGCGAGACATCAGGTGTGAGTTCTGTGGCGAATATTTTGAGAACCGGAAGGGGCTGTCTAGCCATGCCAGGTCACATCTGCGCCAGATGGGGGTAACTGAGTGGTATGTGAACGGCTCCCCCATTGACACACTCCGAGAAATCCTGAAACGACGGGCTCAACCTCGGACCAGTACCTCTGGCTCCCCAGCACAGGGTCAGAAACCCATTGCCCCATCTGTTCTTGGAGGCTCTCTGGAACCGTGCGGTCCAGGGGAAAGGCATGTGCCTGCCATCCCTAAAAAGGCACAGCAGTCAGGGAGTCCTATGGGGCAGTCTTctacctcttcccctcccccaactcctaGAAAAATTTTCTCTGggcttccctctccctctttgcACAAGAAACTGAAGCAAGACCACTTGCGAATGGAAATCAAGCGGGAAATGATGTCCGGGGGACTTCACAACGAGTCGCATCTTTCGGACAGACCTTGGTCACCTCGAGAGGAGATGTCCCCACTCAATCTTT CTTCTCGTGCTGATCCTGTGCGGGATATTCGTTGTGAGTTCTGTGGTGAGTTTTTTGAGAACCGAAAGGGGCTTTCTAGCCACGCCAGATCTCACTTGCGCCAGATGGGAGTAACTGAATGGTCAGTCAACGGATCCCCCATAGACACACTCCGAGAGATtataaaaaagaagaacaagCCGTGCTTGATAAAGAAGGAGCCGACCACAATGAGCATTGAGCTTCCAAAGCCCATGGGGGAGGATGGAGGTGCTCCAAAGTCCCCTGGGAAAATGCTGCAGTCCATGGCTTTGTCCCCGCTGGGCGGGAGGACAGGAAAACCAAACCTTGGTCGGGAGATTTCCTTATCTCCTCTCAAGTCACAGGACGGCTTCTTGGCATCACTCTCCACTAAGCGCCCGTTGTCAGATGACAGGCTGAGCGGCCCCGGTGAAATGAAGCAGAAAACCTACATCCAGACTGAGTTGCCGTTCAAAGCCAAGCATGTGCACGAAAAGCCCACTCATACAT CCAGTGAAGCCTGCTGTGAACTGTGTGGCCTGTACTTTGAGAACCGCAAGGCGCTGGCCAGCCATGCTCGTGCCCACCTCAGGCAGTTTGGAGTGACTGAGTGGTGCGTGAACGGCTCTCCCATTGAGACTCTGAGCGAGTGGATCAAGCATCGGCCCCAGAAAGCTGGAGCATACCGCAGCTACATCCAAGGCGGGCGGCCCTTTACCAAGAAGTTTCGCAATGCCTCTCACATGCGCGACCATGATGCCCCTGGGAAGAGAGCTCCCCTGAGCCTGCAGGCAGGCAGCCCTCCACTGCTGAGCAGAAGCCTAGGCGGGGAGCTGGCACCCAGCGAGCCCAGCAAAGCCGTGGAAGGAAGCGGCGAAAGACCTGCCATCACCTCACCTCTATCGCTGGTAAAGATGGAGGAGCATCACCAACATAACATCAACA AATTTGAACGGAGGCAGGCCAAGCCCCTTGAGACTCCTGTATCTCGAGAAGAGGAAGCCAGTGACATGCAGCAGAAGCCTGAAGAGGTCCGCCATCCACCACCCAGAGTGAGACCAGTGCCATCCTTGGTCCCTAGGCCACCGCAGACTTCCTTGGTGAAGTTTGTGGGTAACATCTACACGCTGAAGTGCAG ATTCTGTGAAGTGGAGTTCCAAGGGCCCCTCTCCATCCAAGAAGAGTGGGTGCGGCACCTACAGCGCCACATCTTGGAGACTAACTTCTCCAAGGCCGATACCTTGCGAAGTGGGACCGACGTGCCTGTGGCACCACCTGTAGCTGAGGCCCAGTAG